The Pseudoalteromonas tunicata genome segment GTTGCTCAGCGCTATAAACAGGGCGACCTTGCTGACTTGCATCTGGGCCATCAATACCAATTAAACCACTTTGAGAAAAATACTGATTGCCAGTAAATTCACCTAGTAACATAAATGGCACGTCGCCATGTTGTTTTTCAGGATATTGAATTAAGTCTGCTTCTACAATATCACCGCCTTTGGTATCTAACTTAACTTTCAATACGTCAGTAGTGACTGAAATATAAGATTGACTTGGACGTTGAATTTGACCCGGAACAGAAGAGTCACTTGATGATGGGATAAACGTATCACCAGTTGATTGGGTTGCATCTTTTACTTGTGTTGAAGCACTCTGTACGGCTTGTTGTTGAGGGTTATAGTCATTATTCCATTCTTGAAATAATAAAAATGACACTAACAATAAACCGATAAATAAAAACGTGCGTTGAGATTCCATAACAGCTCTTATTTCTCGTATTTATGATTAATTGGATGTTTTATTTCAGGCACAGGATCATCTCCGCCTGAATGCAAAGGGTGACATTTTAATATGCGTTTTAATGCTAACCAACCACCTTTTATTGCACCATGGTTTTTAATTGCGCCCATGGCATAACTCGAACAAGTTGGATTAAAGCGACAATGTGGGCCTAAGAATGGACTAATCCATTTTTGATAACCGGTGATCAAAAGCAATAAAATAGCTTGCGGTATTTTAGCAATTCGAATCATAGTATTTGCCTACACAATAGCCTATTTAACAACAGTGATTTACCTACTATTGTTTGTTTTGCATCAGGCAAAACGGCATGATTAAAAGGTGAGCTAAAGATACCTTAATTGCCTAGTGAATTCTATCGCTAATGTTATTGATTGTTTTATTTTGAAGGCTTGCGTGGACGTTTTATAAACGGAGCGGGTTTTGGTGCACCTGGTTTACAGCGTTCGTTAATTTTTAACCACAGTTTGTCGAGTT includes the following:
- a CDS encoding PQ-loop domain-containing transporter, whose protein sequence is MQLIINTRNKSCYGISTHVFIYRFIVSVIFIISRME
- the yidD gene encoding membrane protein insertion efficiency factor YidD; its protein translation is MIRIAKIPQAILLLLITGYQKWISPFLGPHCRFNPTCSSYAMGAIKNHGAIKGGWLALKRILKCHPLHSGGDDPVPEIKHPINHKYEK